In Bacteroidota bacterium, the genomic window TCCGCGGCACATACGTCTTTGAGAAACTGGCCATCACCTCACCGCAGATCCGGATGACACAGATCGAAGATGCATCATGGGATTTGATGAACGTTCTTCCGGAAAGCGACACCACAGCAGCAACACCTTATGTGCAATTCGACCACCTCTCGATAACCAGGGGCACAGTTGCAGCACATACGTATACCGCCGGCACCGATTCAACTTACTACATCCGGGACCTCAAGCTCTTGCTTGCGCCACTCACGTTGGATGAGGGCCTCACAATGTCGCTCGAACACCTGGCCGGCGAAATTTGGGTACCAGACACACACGAGCCGGTGGATTTGTGGCTTGCTGCACAATATGACGGCGCGGCCTTAGCGCTCGACAGTCTGCAACTAAGTTCTTCGCGAAGCAACGTAGTAGGCGAGGGTACGCTTTATCTAACGACGGCGGACTCGTTACTTTACCAGAATACGCTGTCCCTTTCTGCAGATCCGCTTTCTTTTGATGACATTCGCCTTTTTGCACCCTCGCTACAACCTGGTGCAGAGGTTGAGATGACAATCGCTGTTGATGGCAGATCAGTTGCCGGCGCAGGCAACCAGTTGATCGCTGATGCCGACGTAAGCTTCTCCGACGGCGCGAATATTCAGCTGGCCGGCACGTGGCAGAAACAGGAAAGCGGTATTGGTAACATCGCACTTACAAGTAACATCCGCGGCCTCAATCCTAAAATCCTGACGACGAATCCGAATCTGGCTGCCGATCTAAACGCAGACCTCAAGGCGTTATTGTCAGGCGAAACGTTCAAAACCATTGATGGCACCGGCAACCTGACGCTGGTTGAGTCGACTATACAGACCTATTCACTCGACAGCACGGCCGTCAATCTGACGTTTGACAACGGGGTAGCTACCCTTGATGTCGTTACGGGATTAGAGACATCTTCCTTAAAAATTGCCGGCACCCTCGCCCCATTCAGCACGCAACCCGCATACAACTTAACCGGTGATGTCGCACAATTAGACCTCAGTCCATTTCTCCCTGAACAGACCATGGACACCAACCTCAATGGGGCGATAAAACTTGAAGGCAACGGCTTTTCTTTGGCAGATGCCGCGACAAGCCTCACACTTGAGCTGGCACCATCGCGGATTAACGATTACCAGGTATCCAACGGCACCCTCAACGCCGATTTATCTGATCAGCAGCTAACACTCGGACTGCAACTGTACGGCCCGGCAAGTCAGGTTTCATCTGAAGGCATTGCCCAATTGGGAAGCGAAATCGAGGTAGATACGCTACGTCTTTCCCTTGATAATTTTGATTTGATGGCTGTACTTGGAGACACTACGTCATCTGCAATTACAGCAACAGCAGCGCTAGCTGGTACAGTCGCTAAAGATGGAGGCATTGATGTAATTCTTCGATCAACCTTTACCGAAATCGCCTACAACTCAATTTCAGTTACCAATACAGCGCTAAACGCCACCTGGGCCAAAGATCAGATTAGCGTGGTGGGTGATGGAAATCTGGGGCCAGGGTCGTTTAATATCGCCGGCCAGGTACAACTGGGAGAGGATAACCTGTCTTATGAAATTACAGAAGGGCAATTCAGCAACCTCGACATTGGGCAATTTGCACCGCAATCTGCACAGACATCTGCATTAAACGGTTCTTTCTTTTTGGTTGGCAATGGCACTGCGCCTGCTGTGCGCACAGTTTCCGGGCAGGTAGAATTGCAAGCGTCGCGTTTAAACAGACAGGAAATCAACGACGCCAGTGTATGGATTGCCATGCATGCAGACACACTTGATATTGACCTTGCCCTCAACCTGCCAGAAGGCAAATCTTCATTGGGTGGTCGGATCTCTTCCCTACAATCTTCGCCGACATATCAGATTTCGCGCGGCGAAATGCAAGGCATCAACGTCGGAGCGTTGGCCGGCATCGATTCCCTCTCAACAGACCTCAACGGCGCGCTGTTGCTATCGGGCCAGGGCACAAAACTGGCAGACATGACAGCCCGCGTCGACCTGGTCTTGACGCCTTCACAAATCAACAACTTTAGCTTTAGCGAGAGCAGATCCACCCTCAGTCTTTTCAAAAACGAAGCGGCTGTGTCATCATCATTTGTGTTTGAAGAGGGCTTGTTTGACGTTAAAGGCGCATTACAGCAAGTTGCAGAAGCACCCGCATTCACGTTCACTGGTAAAACAACGGCCTTCGATCTCGCCGGCCTAATCGGAGCAGACTCGGTTGCCTCGGGCCTCAATCTGCATATGGAGGGAAGCGGACAGTTTGACAATGCGGATAGCATTTCAGTAAAGCACCTTTCCCTGAACAGCAAAATTACAGCCACAGAGAGCCACTATGGCGAGGTCAACATCGATACCCTTGCGCTGGACCTCTCGCTTGATGATGGCCGGCTAATGGTTGACACCTTGCTGGCCGTTTCCAATGTAGCGTTGGCAAATGGCAGCGGCCCTATTGTCCTGGATAACAACGGCAATCTACCACCCGATGCGCGTGCTTCAGCGTTCAACATGGTGACAACCTTACAGGATCTCGCTCCGCTTGCCCCGTTGATTGGGGCATCACTCATCTCGGCACAAGAAGGCACATTGCGCACACGGATTTTTGGCGAAGCAGACAACCTGCGCATGGACACCCGCATCGATGGGAATGGGTTTGTATTCAACACTTTTCATCTTGGAGAGCTCGATGCACGCGTCACCAGCGAGTTTGACGCAGCGCAGTCCCTTTCATACACCGATGTAACGGGGCAAATCACAGCCGTTTCTATTCCGGGGTTTGTCTTTGAGGAAATCAACCTGGAAGCAACGTACGATACAACGGCAATCCGTTTTGCAACCAATGGCCGGCTCGATAAAGACCGGCGCGTCGAGGTTTCGGGGCGCTTGATGCAAAATAAAGAAGGTCAGGAAGTTCAACTGGACCTCATCAACCTTAATCTTGATGAAGACCAGTGGTCGCTGAATGAGTCTGCGCGCATCACGCTTGGCCCCTATTATGCCGTTGAGAACTTCCTGATGCAAAGCGGCGACCAGCATATCGAACTGGATGGCGTGATCGATCTGGAAGGGGAGCAGGACCTGCGGCTGGATATCAAAAATTTCGGCGTAGGCACTGTGGCCGACCTGCTCGGCTTCACCGGACTGGATGGACCGGTCACCAGCCAGCTTGACCTCAAGGGGCCTGCTGCGGCACCTATACTCGAGGGTACGCTCAACATGGCGCTGGTTGCGTTTGATCAACCCGCCGGCGACCTGTCGATTGAAGTTGACTATGACAGCTTGCAGTTAAACCTGGACGCCTCGTTAACGCAGACAGGCAAACAGGTGGGCAGCGTAAACGGGGTGCTTCCTGTCGACCTGTCGCTGACAACGCCGGAAGCATCCACAACGGGCGCCGGCATTTCCCAGAACGTCGCGATGGAAGGAGGCGTCGATTTTGCGATTGCAGCTGATTCAATGGCCATAGACTGGCTTTTGCCTTTCATTGACCCAACCTTGCTCAACCGGCTCGAAGGCTCCCTGACGGCTGACATCAAGATTGAGGGTACTGCACAGGACCCGACCCTGGAAGGCGCTGGCCGGCTCGTCAATGGAAAAATCAGATCACCAATCCTGGGTGTCACCTACGAAGACTTTTCGTCAGATATTGCCCTGAATGACAACATCATCCAGCTTACAAACGCTTCCATGCGATCCGGGGAGGGCTTTGTATCGGGCAACGGCTCAATTGAGTTGAGTGATCTCACCAGCGCCATCCTTAACATAGATGTGACGGCATCAGATTTTCTGGCCATTGATACGCGGGAATACCGGGCGACAGCTTCAGGTGCAATGGACCTGACAGGTACACTCCAGGCGCCGGTACTCAATGGAGA contains:
- a CDS encoding translocation/assembly module TamB domain-containing protein produces the protein MKPQLYKYLVRPTLGLLGVCLLLLFLLHTSWGLTLVGKTVLRQLDIFPGATLTIDKISGSPFGSLSIESIELTAENDSLLADIEHVDLEYSLRQILRGTYVFEKLAITSPQIRMTQIEDASWDLMNVLPESDTTAATPYVQFDHLSITRGTVAAHTYTAGTDSTYYIRDLKLLLAPLTLDEGLTMSLEHLAGEIWVPDTHEPVDLWLAAQYDGAALALDSLQLSSSRSNVVGEGTLYLTTADSLLYQNTLSLSADPLSFDDIRLFAPSLQPGAEVEMTIAVDGRSVAGAGNQLIADADVSFSDGANIQLAGTWQKQESGIGNIALTSNIRGLNPKILTTNPNLAADLNADLKALLSGETFKTIDGTGNLTLVESTIQTYSLDSTAVNLTFDNGVATLDVVTGLETSSLKIAGTLAPFSTQPAYNLTGDVAQLDLSPFLPEQTMDTNLNGAIKLEGNGFSLADAATSLTLELAPSRINDYQVSNGTLNADLSDQQLTLGLQLYGPASQVSSEGIAQLGSEIEVDTLRLSLDNFDLMAVLGDTTSSAITATAALAGTVAKDGGIDVILRSTFTEIAYNSISVTNTALNATWAKDQISVVGDGNLGPGSFNIAGQVQLGEDNLSYEITEGQFSNLDIGQFAPQSAQTSALNGSFFLVGNGTAPAVRTVSGQVELQASRLNRQEINDASVWIAMHADTLDIDLALNLPEGKSSLGGRISSLQSSPTYQISRGEMQGINVGALAGIDSLSTDLNGALLLSGQGTKLADMTARVDLVLTPSQINNFSFSESRSTLSLFKNEAAVSSSFVFEEGLFDVKGALQQVAEAPAFTFTGKTTAFDLAGLIGADSVASGLNLHMEGSGQFDNADSISVKHLSLNSKITATESHYGEVNIDTLALDLSLDDGRLMVDTLLAVSNVALANGSGPIVLDNNGNLPPDARASAFNMVTTLQDLAPLAPLIGASLISAQEGTLRTRIFGEADNLRMDTRIDGNGFVFNTFHLGELDARVTSEFDAAQSLSYTDVTGQITAVSIPGFVFEEINLEATYDTTAIRFATNGRLDKDRRVEVSGRLMQNKEGQEVQLDLINLNLDEDQWSLNESARITLGPYYAVENFLMQSGDQHIELDGVIDLEGEQDLRLDIKNFGVGTVADLLGFTGLDGPVTSQLDLKGPAAAPILEGTLNMALVAFDQPAGDLSIEVDYDSLQLNLDASLTQTGKQVGSVNGVLPVDLSLTTPEASTTGAGISQNVAMEGGVDFAIAADSMAIDWLLPFIDPTLLNRLEGSLTADIKIEGTAQDPTLEGAGRLVNGKIRSPILGVTYEDFSSDIALNDNIIQLTNASMRSGEGFVSGNGSIELSDLTSAILNIDVTASDFLAIDTREYRATASGAMDLTGTLQAPVLNGDVTVLSADLFLNESTSSELADLNVQLTKEDLLMLERNFGIRASAADTTTFDFLDALEMDVEILFGRDVWIRSNKNPEMNIQFSGELDVSKVPYEEYSAFGNIEIIPDRSYINQFGKRFEITLGNLTFNGPATDPQLDFEARYEVPARRSNENAVTIYLDADGKVEDLNLTLRAEPTMELTDILSYIATGQPASEALQLGGINSQSLASTGAGFALNQGVGLLTGAIESLLQDSGLELDVIQIEPQDNARGATITAGKYVTPRIFTAVSQPIGAADSDGTSTREEGTVITLELELIDSLLLRLLGGESVLQINLLWHHSY